The following are from one region of the Streptomyces decoyicus genome:
- a CDS encoding TfoX/Sxy family protein produces the protein MAYEEALAEGVRERLEPEGVVAKKMFGGLTLLLNGNALANVDDEGLMVRIGPDGMDDALAHLSAQPLVFRGKEQRGWVLPAEKTLDDDVLDEGLQVAIEVTAELAPK, from the coding sequence ATGGCTTACGAAGAGGCGCTGGCGGAGGGGGTGCGGGAGCGGCTCGAGCCCGAGGGGGTGGTCGCGAAGAAGATGTTCGGCGGGCTCACCTTGCTGCTCAATGGGAACGCGCTGGCCAACGTGGACGACGAAGGGCTGATGGTGCGCATCGGGCCGGACGGCATGGACGACGCTCTTGCCCACCTCAGCGCACAGCCCCTGGTGTTCCGCGGCAAGGAGCAGAGGGGCTGGGTGCTGCCGGCGGAAAAAACCCTCGACGACGACGTCCTCGACGAAGGGTTGCAGGTGGCCATAGAGGTCACCGCGGAGCTTGCGCCCAAGTGA
- a CDS encoding SDR family NAD(P)-dependent oxidoreductase, translating to MSEQRVVLVTGGGTGIGAATARLLRTAGHQVVISGRRPEPLRRVAEETGALAHPSDAADPEAVRELVETTVTTYGRLDGVVLNAGIGRGGAIGDTAVEDWEELIRTNLTGPFLLLRAALPHLLAARGAVVAVASVAALRNSVGNAAYATSKAGLLHLCRSFAVDYGSQGLRANAVCPGWVRTEMADQRMARFAAEAGLAGGAEAAYEEANRLTPAGRPGDPEEVAEAIDWLLSPAASYVNGAVLTVDGGVTTVGVGGAAFDHRIEARTPRL from the coding sequence ATGTCGGAACAGCGTGTTGTCCTGGTGACGGGCGGGGGAACGGGAATCGGGGCCGCCACCGCCCGGCTGCTGCGCACCGCCGGGCACCAGGTCGTGATCTCCGGGCGGCGGCCCGAGCCACTGCGCCGCGTGGCCGAGGAGACCGGAGCGCTGGCCCACCCTTCCGACGCCGCCGACCCCGAGGCCGTGCGCGAGCTCGTCGAGACGACGGTGACGACCTACGGGAGACTCGATGGTGTGGTGCTCAACGCCGGAATCGGGCGGGGCGGCGCGATCGGCGACACCGCGGTCGAGGACTGGGAAGAGCTGATACGGACCAACCTCACCGGCCCGTTCCTGCTGCTGCGCGCCGCGCTGCCGCATCTGCTGGCGGCCCGCGGCGCGGTGGTCGCGGTCGCCTCGGTCGCCGCGCTCCGCAACAGCGTCGGCAACGCCGCCTATGCGACGTCCAAGGCGGGTCTGCTCCACCTCTGCCGTTCCTTCGCCGTCGACTACGGGTCGCAGGGGCTGCGGGCCAACGCGGTGTGCCCGGGCTGGGTGCGTACGGAGATGGCCGACCAGCGGATGGCGCGGTTCGCGGCGGAGGCGGGGCTGGCGGGCGGTGCCGAGGCGGCATACGAGGAGGCGAACCGGCTGACTCCCGCCGGGCGGCCGGGTGATCCGGAGGAGGTCGCCGAGGCAATCGACTGGCTACTGTCGCCCGCCGCGTCCTACGTCAACGGGGCCGTCCTCACCGTCGACGGCGGGGTGACCACGGTCGGCGTCGGCGGTGCCGCCTTCGACCACCGGATCGAGGCGCGCACCCCGCGCCTGTAG
- a CDS encoding DUF5958 family protein, which produces MQNWIRRGHTSSFSPGKGNTVKSSERIINEMAQGLLSLEEGVKWFTSLEEADKKEVLREIGRYAMQAHITTQDGREGVAKSGVKPTMTPAVLIVREPILDRMATIINLPAAEHAKAFRVLISTFSVADTRRRETECRGACTHEWHNLE; this is translated from the coding sequence ATGCAGAATTGGATCCGTCGCGGCCACACGTCATCTTTCAGCCCAGGCAAAGGTAATACGGTGAAATCCTCAGAACGAATCATCAATGAAATGGCTCAAGGACTCCTTTCCTTGGAGGAGGGCGTGAAATGGTTCACCTCGCTAGAGGAGGCCGATAAAAAAGAAGTGCTCCGTGAAATCGGCCGCTACGCCATGCAGGCTCACATCACAACGCAGGACGGTCGGGAAGGCGTAGCCAAGTCCGGCGTGAAGCCCACGATGACCCCTGCGGTGCTGATCGTCCGGGAACCAATCCTCGATCGGATGGCAACGATCATCAATCTTCCAGCAGCTGAGCATGCGAAGGCTTTTCGCGTCCTCATTTCCACTTTCTCCGTGGCAGATACGCGCCGCAGGGAAACAGAGTGCCGGGGAGCCTGCACTCACGAATGGCATAATCTGGAGTAG